A stretch of the Clostridiales bacterium genome encodes the following:
- a CDS encoding methyltransferase domain-containing protein yields MKDYEALSKKHFDGQAAEYDQRDTYYYSQNGKISCRDIAEQVKNVPYEALLDVGCGTGFLIDLLAGQKKAKYCGLDLSDEMIRVANGKTISDAEFIVGSADKLPYPDGSFDIVACSQSFHHYPYPEKAMLEAKRVLKPGGLYILSDTGIGGIGAWIDNHILFKLMKSGDCHTANRKGIERMMESAGFTIMDSRQIKGMIYTVTGKKETR; encoded by the coding sequence TTGAAAGATTACGAAGCGTTATCCAAGAAGCATTTTGACGGGCAGGCCGCTGAATATGACCAGCGGGATACCTATTACTATTCGCAGAACGGAAAAATAAGCTGCCGCGACATTGCGGAGCAGGTCAAAAATGTTCCCTATGAAGCGCTGCTGGACGTGGGCTGTGGGACAGGGTTCCTGATCGATCTCCTTGCAGGGCAAAAAAAAGCAAAATACTGCGGTTTGGATTTGTCTGACGAGATGATCCGTGTGGCGAATGGAAAAACAATTTCCGACGCGGAGTTCATTGTGGGTTCTGCCGACAAACTGCCGTATCCGGACGGGAGCTTCGATATCGTTGCCTGCTCCCAGAGCTTTCATCACTATCCTTATCCCGAAAAGGCTATGCTGGAAGCAAAGCGCGTGCTGAAGCCCGGCGGACTGTATATTCTCTCCGACACCGGCATTGGCGGCATCGGCGCGTGGATCGACAATCATATTCTCTTCAAGCTGATGAAAAGCGGCGATTGCCACACCGCGAACCGGAAGGGCATTGAAAGAATGATGGAAAGCGCGGGATTTACCATTATGGACTCCCGACAGATCAAAGGCATGATCTATACCGTCACGGGGAAAAAGGAGACCCGGTGA
- a CDS encoding 4Fe-4S binding protein, translating into MIRKIIHIDEEKCNGCGLCAQACHEGAIDIVDGKARLVRENFCDGFGDCLPNCPTGAITFEEREAPEYDEAAVKKAQEAKKMNETKHEHPAGGCPGSRMMQFKQNETENAPVSAGKPVSRLAQWPCQIKLVPTQAPFFDGAKLLIAADCTAYAYANMHEEFMRGKVTIIGCPKLDDVDYTDKLTAIIRDNDIKSVTIVRMEVPCCGGLQRAAQNALQASGKFIPWQVVTISRDGDILD; encoded by the coding sequence ATGATTCGGAAGATCATTCACATTGACGAAGAAAAGTGCAATGGCTGCGGGCTGTGCGCGCAGGCCTGCCATGAAGGAGCCATTGATATCGTGGACGGAAAAGCCAGGTTGGTCAGGGAAAACTTCTGCGACGGCTTCGGCGACTGCCTGCCCAACTGCCCCACAGGAGCCATTACCTTTGAAGAAAGAGAAGCGCCGGAATACGACGAAGCGGCGGTCAAGAAAGCACAGGAGGCCAAAAAGATGAACGAGACGAAGCATGAACACCCCGCAGGCGGATGCCCCGGTTCCAGAATGATGCAGTTCAAGCAGAACGAGACGGAGAACGCGCCCGTAAGCGCTGGAAAGCCCGTTTCCCGTCTGGCCCAGTGGCCCTGCCAGATCAAGCTGGTGCCGACCCAGGCCCCCTTCTTTGACGGCGCAAAGCTGCTGATCGCCGCCGACTGCACCGCCTATGCCTATGCCAACATGCATGAAGAATTCATGCGCGGCAAGGTCACGATCATCGGCTGCCCCAAGCTGGATGATGTGGATTATACGGACAAGCTGACGGCCATCATCCGGGATAACGACATTAAAAGCGTCACCATCGTCCGCATGGAAGTGCCCTGCTGCGGCGGATTGCAGCGGGCGGCACAGAACGCGCTGCAGGCCAGCGGCAAATTCATTCCCTGGCAGGTGGTCACCATTTCCCGAGACGGTGACATTTTGGACTGA
- a CDS encoding alpha/beta fold hydrolase, producing MSLGAKMAVAVMRCIKKTGLIKGPSADLDAALKKARDYNRKHPFKEPTDRKADYQTIQVGQYPCLIIKPENGTRKAILFLHGGGDHDAWKMEVSFARRYGKRAGMDVYYPLYPPFTEASPAQTAEFIFNVYREMVKQYGADKVAVVGGSYGGFLAMQLLTRINRNNAEAAQARVEMPKLLIMNSPFAYPKTEEEWKRAADLERDDAMITPGAFRWMLALTMKLSPDTPDWLLYPADMDFRNAPEAYAFYTVEACSAVADAIQHSYVQAGAGEKMHMHMETGMMHCYASAPVFRESKRDFGKQIALLRQI from the coding sequence TTGAGCCTTGGCGCGAAAATGGCAGTGGCGGTGATGCGCTGCATCAAGAAAACAGGTCTGATCAAAGGTCCGAGCGCGGATCTGGACGCAGCGCTCAAAAAAGCAAGGGATTATAATCGGAAGCACCCCTTTAAGGAGCCGACAGACCGAAAGGCCGACTATCAAACGATCCAAGTCGGGCAATATCCCTGCCTGATCATCAAGCCCGAGAACGGGACAAGGAAAGCAATCCTGTTCCTTCATGGCGGCGGAGATCATGACGCCTGGAAAATGGAGGTGTCCTTCGCAAGAAGGTATGGGAAACGGGCGGGAATGGATGTATATTATCCGCTCTACCCACCGTTTACAGAAGCATCTCCGGCTCAGACGGCGGAATTCATTTTCAATGTGTATCGGGAAATGGTGAAGCAATACGGTGCGGACAAGGTGGCCGTCGTTGGTGGCTCCTACGGTGGGTTTCTCGCCATGCAGCTTTTGACACGGATCAACCGGAACAACGCGGAAGCGGCGCAAGCGCGCGTAGAGATGCCGAAGCTCCTAATCATGAATTCTCCCTTCGCATATCCGAAAACAGAGGAAGAATGGAAACGGGCGGCGGATCTGGAACGGGACGACGCAATGATCACCCCCGGTGCATTCCGCTGGATGCTGGCGCTCACCATGAAGCTCTCACCGGACACACCGGACTGGCTTCTGTATCCTGCGGATATGGACTTCCGTAACGCGCCCGAGGCCTACGCGTTCTACACGGTAGAGGCCTGCTCCGCCGTTGCTGATGCGATCCAGCATAGCTATGTGCAGGCCGGAGCCGGCGAGAAAATGCATATGCACATGGAAACAGGCATGATGCATTGCTATGCGTCCGCGCCGGTGTTTCGGGAAAGCAAACGGGACTTTGGCAAACAGATTGCACTTCTCAGACAAATCTGA
- a CDS encoding alpha/beta hydrolase codes for MRIHDDGVKSAPIMIMLPGSFCNADSMANIISRLETEFRILAVDYSGQYAESEKPFTSRAGEAEEIIRYLQTHAIFSVALVYGQSMGGEMGMELIAQCRKNGIAVHAAFLDGGPFLCFPKIVSRLLGKKFKTIVGNLRGKTLEEALREPTIVKFSGGKPERYSNLLGPICQNAAFMSDETLEREADACVTFDYPTMDEEFQRHMYFFYSKEESAWRFCHRKLKKAYPLARYKLVSGYGHVGYPGEHLTEYCGWLAALARGDHPFAE; via the coding sequence ATGAGGATCCACGATGATGGAGTGAAAAGTGCCCCGATCATGATCATGCTGCCGGGTTCCTTCTGCAATGCGGACAGCATGGCAAACATCATTTCCCGGTTGGAAACGGAGTTTCGTATTCTGGCTGTTGATTACAGCGGACAGTATGCGGAAAGCGAAAAGCCCTTTACCTCACGGGCTGGCGAAGCAGAGGAAATCATCCGCTATTTACAGACGCACGCCATATTTTCCGTCGCTTTGGTATACGGCCAGTCCATGGGCGGCGAAATGGGCATGGAGCTGATTGCGCAATGCAGAAAAAACGGCATAGCGGTCCATGCCGCCTTCTTAGACGGCGGTCCTTTCCTTTGCTTCCCAAAGATCGTTTCCAGGCTGCTGGGAAAGAAATTCAAAACCATTGTGGGAAACCTGCGGGGCAAGACGCTGGAGGAAGCGCTGCGGGAGCCGACGATCGTGAAATTTTCCGGTGGGAAGCCGGAGCGATACAGCAATCTGCTGGGGCCGATCTGCCAGAACGCCGCTTTTATGAGCGATGAAACCCTGGAGCGGGAGGCAGACGCCTGCGTCACCTTTGACTATCCGACCATGGACGAAGAATTCCAAAGGCATATGTACTTCTTCTATTCCAAAGAGGAATCCGCCTGGCGTTTCTGCCACAGGAAGCTGAAAAAGGCGTATCCCCTCGCGCGGTACAAGCTGGTCAGCGGATACGGCCACGTGGGATACCCGGGCGAGCATTTGACGGAATACTGTGGCTGGCTTGCCGCGCTGGCCCGGGGCGATCATCCGTTTGCGGAATAA
- a CDS encoding relaxase/mobilization nuclease domain-containing protein, whose protein sequence is MAATRIMSIHINKGKTARQCIGDRLDYIMNPKKTDSGILVSTYACSPETAADEFMLFRQEYQANTGRTQENEVIGYHVRQAFKPDEITPEEANEIGKELASRMTNDQFAYVVATHIDKHHIHNHIIICSTDLDGQHKYRDVKQSAKDLAQISDSLCWEHSLSVIQNPQDKTVTYDKWQGNQRRFTHRDELRMIIDAVLRMQPDGFDALMQLLEDVGCRIKRGAHISIKPPEGNRYIRLDTLGEEYDEASLRRTLTGDHVHIPKIPRGDYTESQIKRLIDIEAKLRAGRGKGYQVWAERNNIDAKAQMVIFLKEHHIGSLEELNDQIQELTDQRDSLKASIREKQNRMKEINRQRQAIRDYSRTKEIYTQYRESGWSVKFYQEHRQEIEDHRNAQAVYSSHDGKMPTLKELMAEYDEMKKRKDDDQAALDELKPQLTELKHIRYNYEILERDSAPNDNQHVIPKDHHYDEHGANHDDESR, encoded by the coding sequence ATGGCAGCCACAAGAATCATGTCCATTCACATCAACAAAGGGAAAACGGCCCGGCAATGTATTGGGGACCGGCTGGACTACATCATGAATCCGAAAAAGACGGACAGCGGAATTCTGGTTTCGACTTACGCTTGCTCGCCTGAAACGGCGGCGGATGAGTTCATGCTTTTCCGCCAGGAGTACCAAGCGAACACAGGACGCACGCAGGAAAACGAAGTGATCGGCTATCATGTCCGGCAGGCTTTCAAGCCGGATGAAATCACGCCGGAGGAAGCAAACGAAATTGGTAAAGAGCTGGCCTCCCGGATGACCAACGATCAGTTCGCCTACGTCGTTGCGACACACATCGACAAGCATCACATCCATAATCACATCATCATCTGTTCCACCGATCTGGATGGGCAGCATAAATACCGGGACGTGAAGCAATCGGCAAAGGATCTGGCGCAGATCAGCGATTCGCTCTGCTGGGAACACAGCTTGTCAGTCATTCAGAACCCGCAGGATAAGACCGTCACTTACGACAAATGGCAGGGCAATCAGAGAAGGTTCACCCATCGGGACGAGCTGCGAATGATCATTGACGCTGTACTGCGGATGCAGCCTGACGGCTTTGATGCGCTGATGCAGCTGCTGGAAGACGTCGGCTGCCGCATCAAGCGCGGCGCGCATATCAGCATCAAGCCGCCGGAGGGAAATCGATATATCCGGCTCGATACGCTTGGGGAGGAATACGATGAAGCATCTTTGCGCCGGACGCTGACAGGCGATCATGTGCACATCCCGAAAATCCCGCGGGGCGATTATACCGAAAGTCAGATCAAGCGATTGATCGACATTGAAGCAAAGCTTCGCGCCGGCAGAGGGAAAGGCTATCAAGTATGGGCGGAGCGGAACAACATCGACGCGAAAGCGCAGATGGTGATCTTCTTGAAAGAGCATCACATCGGTTCGCTGGAAGAACTGAATGATCAGATTCAGGAGCTGACCGATCAGCGAGATTCTCTGAAAGCTTCCATACGAGAAAAGCAAAATCGGATGAAGGAGATCAACCGGCAGCGTCAAGCGATCCGGGATTACAGCCGGACGAAAGAGATTTATACCCAGTATCGGGAATCCGGCTGGTCGGTGAAATTCTATCAGGAGCATCGGCAGGAGATTGAAGATCACAGGAATGCCCAGGCTGTTTATTCCTCTCATGATGGAAAGATGCCGACGCTGAAAGAACTGATGGCGGAATACGATGAGATGAAGAAGCGGAAAGATGACGATCAGGCAGCGCTCGATGAACTGAAACCACAGCTGACTGAACTCAAGCACATTCGGTATAACTACGAAATTCTGGAACGGGACAGCGCACCAAATGATAACCAACATGTCATACCAAAAGATCACCACTACGATGAACACGGTGCCAACCACGATGACGAATCTCGCTGA
- a CDS encoding DUF2249 domain-containing protein, translated as MEWKDRISTFKQIDVRGIQGNFFQGLKKQAMQLPAGSGLEIVQSFDPIPLYEVMEGLGFEHFTEQKGEAEFHAYFYRKEVKQEEKDIPMRPAALTNMPLIDEKLGNIAVNFWDLTWNDEHRHLPYEIRLLLSLTNAVGAGRMRQAARELVKAYIHGLDSAALDDVFELLAWNQGIGYFSSEIGPSTLFAAYKTIKSMEKQGKDRGEICETLKEKFGEKNPDVKV; from the coding sequence ATGGAGTGGAAAGACAGGATCAGCACCTTCAAACAGATCGACGTGCGCGGTATTCAGGGCAATTTCTTTCAGGGATTGAAAAAGCAGGCCATGCAGCTGCCTGCGGGAAGCGGGCTGGAGATCGTACAGAGCTTTGATCCCATCCCTCTGTACGAGGTGATGGAGGGCCTAGGCTTTGAGCATTTCACGGAGCAGAAAGGTGAAGCGGAATTCCATGCTTACTTTTATCGCAAAGAGGTCAAGCAGGAAGAAAAGGACATCCCCATGCGTCCGGCAGCGCTGACCAATATGCCGCTGATCGACGAAAAGCTGGGCAATATCGCGGTGAATTTCTGGGATCTGACCTGGAATGACGAACATCGCCACCTGCCCTATGAGATCCGGCTGCTGCTCTCCCTGACCAACGCTGTCGGCGCGGGACGGATGCGTCAGGCCGCCCGCGAGCTGGTCAAGGCCTATATCCACGGCCTGGACAGCGCTGCGCTGGATGATGTGTTCGAGCTGTTGGCCTGGAACCAGGGCATTGGCTATTTCAGCAGCGAAATTGGGCCCTCCACGCTGTTCGCTGCCTATAAGACCATCAAGAGCATGGAAAAGCAGGGCAAAGACCGCGGTGAGATCTGCGAAACGCTCAAGGAAAAGTTCGGGGAAAAGAATCCGGATGTAAAAGTGTAA
- a CDS encoding ABC transporter ATP-binding protein/permease, giving the protein MFDKRLMLMCPESKKYILGNILLQFLELCLNVGMIVTIAVTVQRIYDHTWAIQNLPLPMLIILGTVILRFFTTRYAVRMSYLASRTVKRVMREKIYGKLLRLGTSYREHVTTAELVQEAVEGVDQLESYFGQYVPQFFYAFMAPIALFFLFGFGGSWKVAAVLLICVPLIPGAIMMVQKIAKKILAKYWGQYTQLGSTFLENLQGMTTLKTYQADAYKNVEMNKESEHFRKVTMAVLTMQLNSVTIMDFVAYGGAALGILLAAQAFISGSIGLANVIFMILLSADFFLPMRRLGSYFHVAMNGMVASDKIFKFLGEEEPKEKKETVQRGSIELNNVRFAYEKEREILHGVSLTIPENGFIGIVGESGSGKSTIASLIMERNTISDGSLTIGGKEINALSEDSLMRAMTYVGTGSVFFKGTVRENLLLAAPHADDAALWKALDDCALSDYLKTQNGLDTLLLENAGNLSGGQKQRLALARAMLHDSPVYIFDEATSNIDIESEETILSLIRSLTKTKTVIMISHRLANVTDTDCIYVMQSGAVAESGKHKELLEKNGVYANLWRVQAALEAYGKEAV; this is encoded by the coding sequence ATGTTTGACAAGCGATTGATGCTCATGTGCCCGGAGAGCAAAAAGTATATCCTGGGCAATATCCTGCTGCAGTTTCTGGAGCTGTGCCTGAACGTTGGGATGATCGTGACCATCGCCGTGACTGTGCAAAGGATCTATGATCATACCTGGGCAATACAGAACCTGCCCCTGCCTATGCTGATTATTCTGGGCACAGTGATCCTGCGCTTCTTTACCACCCGGTACGCGGTGCGCATGAGCTATCTGGCCTCCCGCACGGTGAAGCGGGTGATGCGGGAAAAGATTTACGGAAAGCTGCTGCGCCTGGGCACCTCCTACCGGGAGCACGTGACCACGGCGGAGCTGGTGCAGGAGGCCGTGGAAGGCGTGGACCAGCTGGAAAGCTATTTCGGTCAGTATGTACCGCAATTCTTCTATGCCTTCATGGCCCCCATCGCCTTGTTTTTCCTGTTCGGCTTTGGCGGCAGCTGGAAGGTGGCGGCGGTGCTGCTGATCTGCGTGCCGCTGATCCCCGGGGCCATCATGATGGTGCAGAAGATCGCCAAGAAGATATTGGCGAAATACTGGGGTCAGTACACGCAATTGGGCAGCACCTTCCTGGAAAATTTGCAGGGCATGACCACCCTGAAAACCTACCAGGCGGATGCTTATAAAAACGTGGAAATGAACAAGGAGTCCGAGCATTTCCGCAAGGTGACCATGGCTGTTTTAACCATGCAGCTCAACTCCGTCACCATCATGGATTTCGTGGCTTACGGCGGCGCGGCCCTGGGCATTTTGCTGGCGGCGCAGGCCTTTATCAGCGGCAGCATCGGCCTTGCCAACGTGATCTTCATGATCCTGCTTTCTGCCGATTTCTTCCTGCCCATGCGCAGGCTGGGAAGTTATTTCCACGTGGCCATGAACGGCATGGTGGCCAGCGATAAGATCTTCAAGTTCCTGGGCGAGGAAGAACCCAAGGAAAAGAAAGAAACGGTTCAGCGCGGCAGCATCGAACTGAACAACGTGCGTTTCGCCTACGAAAAGGAACGAGAAATCCTGCACGGCGTCAGCCTGACGATCCCCGAAAACGGTTTTATCGGCATCGTGGGTGAAAGCGGCAGCGGCAAGTCCACCATCGCTTCGCTAATCATGGAAAGGAACACCATCAGCGACGGATCGCTGACAATCGGCGGCAAAGAAATCAATGCTTTGTCGGAAGACAGCCTGATGCGGGCCATGACCTACGTGGGCACGGGCTCGGTGTTTTTTAAAGGCACCGTCCGGGAAAACCTGCTGCTGGCAGCGCCTCATGCCGACGACGCGGCGCTGTGGAAGGCGCTGGACGACTGCGCCCTTTCCGATTATCTGAAAACGCAAAACGGCTTGGACACGCTCTTGCTGGAAAACGCCGGCAACCTGTCCGGCGGGCAGAAGCAGCGGCTGGCCCTGGCCCGGGCCATGCTGCACGATTCGCCGGTGTACATCTTTGATGAGGCCACCTCCAACATCGACATCGAGAGCGAGGAAACCATCCTTTCCCTGATCCGCAGCCTGACGAAAACCAAAACGGTCATTATGATCTCCCACCGACTGGCGAATGTGACGGACACCGATTGCATCTACGTGATGCAAAGCGGCGCGGTGGCGGAAAGCGGCAAGCACAAGGAGCTGCTGGAGAAGAACGGCGTATATGCGAACCTGTGGCGCGTTCAGGCCGCCCTGGAAGCCTACGGAAAGGAGGCGGTGTAA
- a CDS encoding DNA primase produces the protein MAQKKIERLDTWPEWFTGKTINEPIFCREFLERHHLAYTENSFFTPAGRVTDENAMRQTIYQQLEPFIVTGMSKKVDDIMKDLRIKAQVTGLLPQTDRVHVQNGTVFLDGSFIEAKNEIVRSRFPVRFNPKVNKPERWLRFLSELFWPEDIPTLQEFIGYCLIPSNAGQKMMVIKGSGGEGKSQIGHVLSRMFGPNAKDGSVGKISENPFARADLEHIHLMIDDDMRLEALKQTNYIKAIVTAKGKMDLERKGKQSYQGFMYARILAFSNGDLVSLYDRSDGFFRRQLILTTKRKPPDRIDDPNLSEKLCEEMEGIFLWAMAGLLRLVKNNFQFTESGRAKLNREMVKKDANNIELFLESKGYIVRDPERSISSKDLYAVYCTWCDENAYPPMKRKTFVEYLSANEEKLDIRYTTHLTNSAGREVRGFRGIGSIISPSGYMQGGWQKVDPDDNSFKDA, from the coding sequence ATGGCCCAGAAAAAGATCGAGCGGCTTGATACCTGGCCGGAATGGTTCACGGGGAAAACAATCAATGAGCCCATCTTCTGCCGTGAATTTCTGGAGCGGCACCATCTGGCCTACACCGAGAATTCCTTCTTCACCCCAGCGGGAAGGGTCACCGATGAGAACGCCATGCGCCAAACCATTTATCAGCAGCTGGAGCCTTTCATCGTCACTGGGATGAGCAAAAAGGTGGATGACATCATGAAGGATCTTCGCATCAAAGCCCAGGTGACAGGCTTGCTGCCGCAGACAGATCGGGTTCATGTCCAGAATGGCACGGTGTTTCTGGACGGCAGCTTCATCGAAGCGAAGAATGAAATTGTCCGCAGCCGGTTCCCTGTTCGGTTCAATCCGAAAGTGAATAAGCCGGAGCGTTGGCTGAGATTTCTGTCAGAGCTGTTCTGGCCGGAAGACATTCCCACGCTTCAGGAGTTCATCGGATACTGCCTGATCCCCAGCAACGCCGGACAGAAGATGATGGTGATCAAGGGCAGCGGCGGTGAAGGCAAGAGTCAGATCGGCCATGTGCTGTCCCGGATGTTCGGCCCCAACGCGAAGGACGGAAGCGTCGGAAAGATTTCTGAAAACCCATTCGCCCGTGCCGATCTGGAGCACATTCACCTGATGATCGACGACGACATGCGGCTGGAAGCGCTGAAGCAGACGAACTACATCAAAGCGATTGTCACGGCGAAAGGAAAAATGGATTTGGAACGGAAGGGCAAGCAGAGCTATCAGGGCTTCATGTATGCCCGCATCCTGGCCTTCTCCAACGGCGATCTGGTTTCCCTCTATGATCGGAGCGATGGTTTCTTCCGCCGGCAGCTGATCCTGACGACGAAGCGAAAGCCACCGGACAGAATCGATGATCCCAACCTTTCGGAAAAGCTCTGCGAAGAAATGGAGGGCATCTTCCTCTGGGCTATGGCGGGATTGCTGCGGCTGGTGAAGAACAATTTCCAATTCACAGAGAGCGGTCGGGCGAAGCTGAACCGGGAGATGGTGAAGAAGGACGCCAACAACATTGAGCTGTTCCTGGAGTCGAAGGGGTACATTGTCCGCGATCCGGAACGCTCCATCAGCTCCAAGGATCTGTATGCCGTGTACTGTACCTGGTGCGATGAAAACGCCTACCCGCCTATGAAGCGAAAGACGTTTGTGGAATACCTGAGCGCCAATGAGGAGAAGCTTGACATCCGGTACACCACCCATCTCACCAACAGTGCGGGACGCGAGGTGAGAGGCTTCAGGGGGATCGGATCCATCATCAGCCCGTCTGGTTACATGCAAGGTGGATGGCAGAAGGTTGATCCTGACGACAACTCGTTCAAAGATGCATAA
- a CDS encoding Crp/Fnr family transcriptional regulator has translation MDYSTLENSSLFQGIPAKDLRDDLEKIPHPVHCYAKGETIFHLMESAERIGIVLEGHVQAQKTFPNGSQVNVSVRSPGELIGPAAVFSSSKKYPCDVVAIDPATVMMFRREDVLALMQKDIRILENLMTEIASATYMLQQRLELFSYSGIAQKAAFWLLTRARQTGKHQIMIPESVSKWAMMMNVSRPSLHREIKRLESEGVISYYPPVIKILDRDGLEKTLSI, from the coding sequence ATGGATTATTCTACGCTTGAAAACAGCTCCCTTTTTCAGGGAATTCCGGCGAAGGATCTGCGGGACGATCTGGAAAAGATACCGCATCCCGTCCATTGCTATGCCAAGGGCGAAACCATTTTCCATCTAATGGAAAGCGCAGAACGGATTGGCATCGTTCTGGAAGGACATGTACAGGCGCAGAAAACCTTTCCCAACGGGAGCCAGGTGAATGTATCTGTTCGCAGCCCCGGCGAATTGATCGGTCCTGCGGCTGTATTTTCATCAAGCAAGAAATACCCCTGTGATGTGGTAGCGATTGATCCCGCCACCGTGATGATGTTCCGGCGGGAAGATGTGCTGGCGCTGATGCAAAAGGACATCCGCATCCTGGAGAATCTGATGACGGAAATCGCCTCCGCCACCTACATGCTGCAGCAGCGTCTGGAGCTTTTCTCTTACAGCGGCATTGCGCAGAAGGCGGCATTCTGGTTATTGACGCGGGCTAGGCAAACCGGGAAGCATCAAATCATGATTCCTGAATCGGTTTCCAAATGGGCGATGATGATGAATGTCTCCCGACCCTCTCTTCACAGAGAAATAAAGAGGCTGGAATCGGAAGGCGTAATATCTTATTATCCGCCAGTGATCAAGATTCTTGACAGGGATGGGCTGGAAAAAACTCTGAGCATATAA
- a CDS encoding DNA primase codes for MGLLFTKVKSQVTTHQAAERYGIQVNRSGMACCPFHDDHHPSMKIDERFYCFGCHTTGDVIDFTAKLFDLSLYDAAKKLANDFNIQPLPPVQSAPIPKLPAAVIERKEEQRVLKVLIEYERLLEKWKEEFVPSDPEDENWDDRFVHAVHHLPPLSDAIDRLFSSDPDERKEVMDHIRSTDAVAKIEELLNEGCQEVMNDGPEKDRAA; via the coding sequence ATGGGTTTACTTTTTACCAAAGTCAAATCTCAAGTCACTACCCATCAGGCAGCAGAACGTTACGGCATACAGGTGAATCGCAGCGGCATGGCCTGCTGTCCATTCCACGATGACCATCACCCTTCCATGAAAATCGACGAACGGTTTTACTGCTTCGGCTGCCACACCACAGGCGATGTGATCGACTTCACGGCAAAGCTGTTCGATCTTTCACTGTATGACGCGGCAAAAAAGCTGGCGAATGATTTCAACATTCAGCCGTTGCCGCCGGTGCAAAGCGCGCCGATCCCGAAGCTGCCTGCAGCCGTGATCGAAAGAAAAGAGGAGCAGCGCGTGCTCAAAGTGTTGATCGAGTACGAGCGGCTCCTGGAGAAATGGAAGGAAGAGTTCGTTCCCTCTGATCCCGAAGATGAAAACTGGGATGACCGATTCGTGCACGCTGTTCATCACTTGCCACCCCTGAGCGATGCCATTGATCGTCTGTTTTCATCTGACCCGGACGAACGAAAAGAGGTCATGGATCACATCAGGAGCACAGACGCTGTTGCAAAAATTGAAGAGCTCCTCAACGAAGGATGTCAGGAGGTGATGAACGATGGCCCAGAAAAAGATCGAGCGGCTTGA
- the mobC gene encoding plasmid mobilization relaxosome protein MobC yields the protein MTEKKKRTIHYSFKATPEEDAIIQKKMKTFGITNQSAFIRAMALNGYVLKLDLPELHDAVRLMGSLSKNVNQIARRLNERGSIFETEIDDITDRQKELRTILSSILRRLDQIQH from the coding sequence GTGACAGAAAAGAAAAAGCGCACAATTCACTACAGCTTCAAAGCGACACCGGAAGAGGACGCCATCATCCAGAAAAAGATGAAAACCTTCGGGATCACAAATCAATCAGCCTTCATTCGTGCCATGGCTTTGAACGGATATGTGCTGAAGCTGGACCTGCCGGAACTGCATGATGCGGTTCGCCTGATGGGCAGCCTGAGCAAAAATGTCAATCAAATCGCCAGACGGTTAAACGAACGTGGGTCCATCTTTGAAACTGAAATCGATGACATAACAGATCGGCAGAAAGAGCTGCGGACGATACTAAGCAGCATTCTTCGCAGGCTGGATCAGATTCAACATTGA